A region from the Candidatus Electrothrix scaldis genome encodes:
- a CDS encoding oligosaccharide flippase family protein, with product MQQLLTVVFLLTTELNLRNPKPVKFTSTMRVSLNQVIVIAIRYIWGKIFQRSPSPEAIKQVRKFIMFGAGMLIARILSVAAQIIMGRYLGPEVYGQLTMIILLSSYFAMPIVNGWGLVFIKIVSKEKEDGKKREALTSLLLVVFVSSLLVTTFLAVLQDFFVKLFHVTPQLMSLTLVMTIFYSWWILTKYIAQGRQNWSIYVFIENIWALIVLFGVLGLFWGWHLADLVAVSCIFFLGYFLAGFCYLKKIIQSFFEKIRLEYIKDILSHGWFLLLNGLVGMATFSVDRVFINRSLGAEEVGIYQAHFLSTYGIISAFMTILLTYIFPVFCRNGNMQDMLGKINKIQYPVTVLTSITIGGLVLWLYSYPVSLVLFFSLCLFNAVQFHVQLKTWYLASRGASESKITLWSQFIFLSVNVFMLVILVRYIGIIAGGISLLVAACTSLVYLFIKSEHRLSRERIV from the coding sequence ATGCAACAGTTATTGACAGTCGTTTTCTTGTTAACCACCGAACTAAATCTGCGCAACCCGAAGCCCGTAAAATTTACAAGCACTATGCGTGTATCTCTTAATCAAGTAATTGTTATTGCTATTCGTTATATCTGGGGAAAAATCTTTCAACGTTCTCCTTCCCCAGAAGCTATAAAACAAGTACGGAAATTTATAATGTTTGGTGCCGGAATGCTGATAGCAAGGATACTCTCCGTTGCTGCCCAGATTATCATGGGACGATATTTAGGTCCTGAAGTATATGGGCAGCTGACCATGATTATTCTTTTGTCGAGCTATTTTGCTATGCCGATCGTGAATGGCTGGGGCTTGGTTTTTATAAAAATCGTATCAAAGGAGAAAGAAGACGGAAAAAAACGAGAGGCTTTAACATCTTTACTTTTGGTAGTTTTTGTCAGCTCTCTTCTTGTGACGACCTTTCTCGCTGTTCTGCAAGATTTTTTTGTAAAATTGTTTCATGTTACACCGCAGCTAATGAGTCTAACGCTGGTTATGACGATTTTTTACTCTTGGTGGATTTTAACAAAATATATCGCCCAAGGAAGGCAGAATTGGTCTATTTATGTATTTATCGAAAATATATGGGCTCTTATTGTATTGTTTGGAGTATTAGGGTTATTTTGGGGCTGGCATCTGGCGGATCTTGTCGCGGTCAGTTGCATTTTTTTTCTTGGTTATTTTTTGGCAGGTTTTTGTTATTTGAAAAAAATTATTCAGTCTTTTTTCGAAAAAATCAGGCTGGAATATATCAAAGATATTCTGTCACACGGTTGGTTTTTACTTCTTAATGGATTGGTAGGAATGGCCACTTTTAGTGTCGACCGGGTTTTTATTAATAGAAGCCTCGGGGCAGAGGAAGTGGGTATCTATCAAGCACATTTTTTATCGACTTACGGCATCATCAGTGCGTTCATGACAATTCTGTTGACCTACATATTTCCTGTATTTTGCAGGAATGGTAATATGCAGGACATGCTAGGTAAAATAAATAAAATTCAGTATCCTGTGACAGTGCTTACTTCTATTACTATAGGTGGATTGGTGTTGTGGCTGTACTCATATCCTGTCTCACTTGTTTTGTTTTTCAGCCTATGCCTTTTTAATGCTGTTCAGTTTCATGTACAGCTGAAAACATGGTATCTTGCCAGTAGAGGTGCAAGCGAGAGTAAAATAACGCTTTGGTCACAGTTTATTTTTTTGTCTGTTAATGTGTTCATGCTCGTCATTCTGGTACGATATATTGGTATTATTGCTGGTGGAATATCTCTATTGGTAGCGGCTTGTACCTCTCTTGTATATCTTTTTATTAAATCCGAACATCGGCTCTCTCGTGAAAGAATTGTATGA
- a CDS encoding glycosyltransferase family 2 protein has product MYLEKKIAVVIPAHNEEKLIGQVIATMPDYVDIIVVVDDLSQDQTLEKVQSLAATNGKIVCLQHEQNRGVGAAIATGYIWARDNQVDVTAVMAADFQMDPEDLPHILEPVCRDECDYTKGNRLFRGESWGMIPTYRYIGNSFLSLFTKIASGYWHVADSQSGYTAISLQALNALKLEAIYPRYGMPNDLLISLNIANMRVRDISIRPVYNVGEVSGIKVKKVLFTIPLILIRGFTRRMVEKYIIRDFHPLIFFYFLGGLFLFFALILTVRAFIYLGIDGHLPPINTLAAMFSFMSSSLFTLFAMWFDMECNKELK; this is encoded by the coding sequence ATGTACTTAGAAAAGAAAATAGCCGTTGTCATTCCTGCGCATAACGAAGAAAAACTCATCGGACAGGTTATTGCGACCATGCCCGATTATGTTGATATTATCGTAGTGGTTGATGACCTGAGTCAGGATCAGACTCTGGAGAAAGTCCAGTCTTTGGCAGCGACAAACGGAAAAATTGTTTGTCTTCAGCATGAGCAGAACAGGGGAGTTGGGGCCGCTATTGCTACGGGATATATTTGGGCACGGGATAATCAGGTGGATGTAACTGCGGTTATGGCTGCTGATTTTCAGATGGACCCGGAAGATTTGCCGCATATTCTGGAACCTGTTTGTCGTGATGAGTGTGATTACACCAAAGGAAACAGGCTGTTCCGAGGCGAGTCATGGGGGATGATTCCAACGTATCGCTATATAGGGAATTCTTTTCTGTCTCTGTTTACCAAGATTGCCTCTGGTTATTGGCATGTAGCTGACTCACAGAGTGGATATACTGCGATATCCTTACAGGCCCTGAACGCATTGAAACTGGAGGCTATCTATCCCCGTTACGGTATGCCCAACGATCTTCTGATCAGTCTGAATATCGCCAATATGCGAGTGCGGGACATCTCAATCCGTCCCGTATATAACGTAGGTGAGGTTTCCGGTATTAAGGTGAAAAAAGTACTTTTTACTATTCCTTTGATTCTTATTAGGGGGTTTACGAGAAGGATGGTAGAAAAATACATAATTCGTGATTTTCATCCGCTCATCTTTTTTTATTTTCTTGGGGGGCTTTTCTTGTTTTTCGCCCTTATTTTAACTGTGCGGGCCTTTATCTATCTTGGTATTGATGGGCATCTTCCTCCTATCAATACCTTGGCTGCCATGTTTTCCTTTATGAGCTCCAGCTTATTCACGCTATTTGCCATGTGGTTTGATATGGAATGTAATAAGGAGCTGAAATAA
- a CDS encoding glycosyltransferase family 39 protein encodes MNPDNKSIQDRRHLHLLICICLISLCMKLFLLYYLSSDEQRFIGVDTPTYVGPAMALLENGAFLQGPNQWDTPETFRTPGYPIFLAFSFFVSSKNIPFTIVLQIFIFTGTLILTFLTCKKMFGSGAGIIAVILLAFDPPSFVHNFLLLTETLATFFTVFFVFSVVKYFEEKNNLVWACFVGLTLALATLVRPTTYYFFPVLLLLVAAYQFKTGKWGHSGRKALVLMVVPFILLVGGWLVRNWNVAGVLRCETQKGMALLYGKGTQILSYKENIDADTAMKLTSEHFFEVYPEARKMPSREVDKLMMDMAIKMIIANPGVVIKTQMIQLVNFMFEPGTTSSLFRLLNPQYEIKKFNWYGYRGYLLGMIENNPLFLLSLFLGLGYICLQYVCSFYGLFHFSRVNMSNYPFWNHLFIFLFICYVANIFALGSGYSRYRIVIMPIISIYAGAGIWGYLQMRQKH; translated from the coding sequence TTGAATCCTGATAATAAATCAATACAAGACAGGCGTCATCTCCATTTGTTAATCTGTATCTGTCTCATTTCTTTGTGTATGAAACTCTTCCTCTTGTATTATCTATCCAGTGATGAGCAAAGATTTATCGGGGTTGACACCCCTACATACGTTGGTCCAGCCATGGCCCTTCTTGAAAATGGAGCATTTCTGCAAGGACCGAATCAATGGGATACACCAGAAACTTTCCGTACGCCTGGCTATCCGATTTTTCTGGCATTTTCCTTCTTTGTCTCAAGTAAAAATATTCCGTTCACCATAGTGCTACAGATTTTCATCTTTACGGGAACTCTTATTCTCACCTTTCTGACTTGCAAAAAAATGTTTGGTTCTGGAGCAGGAATTATCGCTGTTATTCTTCTTGCTTTCGACCCTCCAAGTTTTGTCCATAATTTTCTTTTGCTTACGGAAACTCTAGCCACTTTTTTTACTGTTTTTTTTGTTTTTTCTGTAGTGAAGTACTTTGAGGAAAAAAACAATTTGGTATGGGCTTGTTTTGTCGGATTAACATTGGCCCTGGCCACATTGGTACGCCCAACCACTTATTATTTTTTTCCTGTCCTTCTTCTTCTTGTTGCAGCGTATCAATTCAAAACTGGAAAATGGGGGCACAGTGGACGAAAAGCTCTTGTTTTGATGGTAGTTCCCTTCATCCTGCTCGTTGGAGGTTGGTTGGTCCGTAATTGGAACGTCGCTGGCGTGTTGCGATGCGAAACGCAAAAAGGAATGGCTCTTCTTTATGGAAAGGGGACGCAAATTCTCTCTTACAAAGAAAATATTGATGCCGATACAGCAATGAAACTGACAAGTGAGCATTTTTTTGAAGTTTATCCTGAAGCCAGGAAAATGCCTTCGCGTGAAGTTGATAAATTAATGATGGACATGGCTATAAAAATGATCATCGCTAATCCCGGGGTAGTAATAAAAACTCAGATGATTCAACTGGTCAATTTTATGTTTGAGCCTGGAACTACGTCCTCTTTGTTTCGTTTATTGAACCCTCAATACGAAATTAAAAAATTCAATTGGTATGGCTATCGCGGATATCTGCTAGGAATGATAGAAAATAACCCTCTCTTCTTGCTCTCATTGTTCCTCGGGCTGGGATACATTTGCCTTCAATACGTGTGCAGTTTCTACGGACTGTTTCATTTTTCCAGGGTTAATATGAGTAATTACCCTTTCTGGAACCACCTATTTATTTTTCTTTTTATCTGTTATGTAGCAAATATTTTTGCTCTTGGAAGCGGATACTCTCGATACAGAATAGTGATCATGCCGATAATCTCCATTTATGCTGGTGCTGGAATTTGGGGTTATCTACAAATGCGCCAGAAACATTGA
- a CDS encoding class I SAM-dependent methyltransferase: MKELYDNYYEEGFSLSKSQGLDLRSFELTARKYRWNYRRFFSSLPKNAKILDVGCGLGQFLYYLQKEGFSDVTGIDMSDTQIELALKMQPEVDLRHVKDSVNFFLQREEKYDVITMNDVLEHIEKDHLISFLQALYRSLKPNGMIIVKTINSAYPLSHASRYLDLTHTISFHEKSLTQLLRHVGFADVCCYQEEIGIYGTLFAIKKGVVTIVRLFIKMLVYFTESDWPNIISANLIAIGNKK; encoded by the coding sequence GTGAAAGAATTGTATGATAATTATTATGAGGAAGGCTTTTCGTTAAGCAAGAGTCAAGGTCTTGACTTGAGAAGCTTTGAATTAACAGCGAGAAAGTACAGATGGAACTATCGGCGTTTTTTTTCTTCGCTTCCTAAAAATGCAAAAATTCTTGACGTTGGTTGCGGACTCGGTCAATTCCTTTATTATTTACAGAAAGAAGGATTTTCAGATGTTACCGGGATTGATATGTCGGATACCCAGATAGAGCTTGCTTTAAAGATGCAGCCAGAGGTTGATCTTCGTCATGTTAAAGATTCAGTTAATTTTTTCCTGCAGCGGGAAGAAAAATACGATGTAATTACAATGAACGATGTCTTAGAACATATTGAGAAAGATCACCTTATTTCTTTTTTGCAAGCTTTGTACAGATCTCTCAAACCCAATGGAATGATTATTGTAAAAACTATTAACTCAGCTTATCCTTTAAGTCATGCATCAAGATATCTTGATTTAACACATACAATATCCTTTCATGAGAAATCACTAACACAACTACTTCGGCATGTTGGATTTGCTGATGTTTGTTGTTATCAGGAAGAAATAGGGATTTATGGTACTCTTTTTGCAATCAAAAAAGGTGTTGTTACGATTGTCCGACTGTTTATAAAAATGTTAGTTTATTTTACAGAATCCGATTGGCCAAATATTATTTCTGCAAACCTGATTGCTATCGGGAATAAGAAGTAA
- a CDS encoding bifunctional glycosyltransferase/class I SAM-dependent methyltransferase — MANLTRNNHHIMTFSRKKKIGILIVAYNAATTISNVISRIPETAWEHIAEVFIFDDKSYDATSHIAEQGRQQHSHRDKIKIFYNAVNLGYGGNQKRGYLYAIEQGMDVVVLLHGDGQYAPELIEEMVEPLIRGQADAVFGSRMLVPKSALTGGMPLYKYIGNRILTQFQNITLGANLSEYHSGYRAYTIETLKKIPFSRNSNDFHFDNEIIIQLLEGQMRINEIEIPTYYGDEICYVNGFKYAKDVILSTIKYRLHKAQFGAYFPVFDLKSEVKYTVKRNRFSSHSRLIGFIHELEAKKDAKALDVGCGSGFLAKHIKSAGYSVTGVDMYDSPEARASCDYFHVYDIVNGFGVAPGEKFDLIVFADVLEHLHDPEATLLRSRDYLKSGGRIIASTGNIAHLYIRLCLLCGQFNYTERGILDRTHLHLFTIKTFKKLFAECGYKILSQQYCPIPFENVLHGMTRTTDCLAWISNVFAKIFPSLFAYQIVLTAELDPKCDSSLLRQRQINAPFKEWFG, encoded by the coding sequence GTGGCTAACTTAACCCGGAATAACCATCATATTATGACTTTTTCCCGCAAAAAAAAAATCGGCATTTTGATTGTTGCTTATAACGCCGCAACAACGATTTCCAATGTTATATCCCGTATACCTGAAACTGCTTGGGAGCATATTGCCGAAGTATTTATCTTTGATGATAAAAGCTATGATGCTACATCGCATATTGCGGAACAGGGGCGCCAACAACATTCACATAGGGATAAAATAAAAATATTTTATAATGCGGTGAATCTGGGCTATGGAGGGAATCAGAAAAGAGGATATTTGTATGCAATTGAACAAGGAATGGATGTAGTCGTCCTCCTTCATGGTGACGGTCAATATGCTCCAGAACTCATTGAGGAGATGGTAGAACCACTTATTAGGGGCCAAGCAGATGCGGTGTTTGGTTCACGCATGCTAGTGCCAAAATCAGCATTAACGGGAGGAATGCCTTTATATAAATATATTGGCAATAGGATTCTTACCCAGTTTCAAAATATCACATTAGGAGCAAATTTAAGCGAGTACCATTCTGGTTATAGAGCATACACTATTGAAACGCTTAAAAAGATACCTTTTTCTAGGAATTCTAATGATTTTCATTTTGACAATGAGATTATCATTCAACTCCTAGAAGGTCAGATGAGAATTAATGAAATCGAGATTCCAACATACTACGGCGATGAAATTTGCTATGTTAACGGGTTTAAATATGCAAAAGATGTTATTCTGAGTACGATAAAGTATAGATTGCATAAAGCACAATTTGGGGCTTATTTTCCTGTTTTTGATCTAAAATCGGAAGTGAAATACACGGTTAAGCGCAATCGTTTTTCGAGTCACAGCCGTTTGATTGGCTTTATACATGAGTTGGAAGCAAAAAAAGATGCAAAGGCACTAGATGTTGGGTGTGGTTCTGGCTTTCTTGCAAAGCATATAAAAAGTGCGGGCTATTCTGTAACAGGAGTTGATATGTACGATAGCCCAGAGGCTCGTGCAAGTTGTGATTATTTTCATGTCTATGATATTGTTAATGGTTTTGGTGTTGCTCCAGGTGAAAAATTTGATCTGATCGTTTTTGCCGATGTATTGGAACATCTCCATGATCCTGAAGCGACACTGCTGCGATCACGTGATTATTTAAAGAGCGGTGGTAGAATAATTGCATCAACAGGAAATATTGCTCATCTCTACATACGACTTTGTTTGTTATGTGGGCAATTTAATTACACAGAGCGTGGAATCCTAGACCGTACTCATTTGCACCTGTTTACTATCAAAACATTCAAAAAGCTTTTTGCAGAGTGTGGCTACAAAATACTTAGTCAGCAGTACTGCCCTATCCCATTCGAAAATGTTTTACATGGTATGACTAGAACTACTGATTGTCTTGCCTGGATTAGCAATGTCTTTGCAAAAATTTTTCCTTCACTTTTTGCCTATCAAATAGTCTTAACAGCTGAACTGGATCCGAAGTGCGATTCTAGTCTTCTGCGCCAGAGGCAGATTAATGCACCATTTAAAGAGTGGTTTGGTTAA